A single region of the Paramicrobacterium fandaimingii genome encodes:
- a CDS encoding ABC transporter ATP-binding protein: protein MSEKQAKGPGLAPGQKAMNFVPSAKRLLGRLKPERVRIAWVIVLTIVSVGLNVLGPKILGNATTLVFEGSISLQIPEGVSKQQVIEGLRQSGQNQQADMMSNMALTPGQGIDVDALVRTLLLALAVYVLSFGFALIQALILNGVVQRTVYRMRQDVESKIHALPLSYFDNVPRGELLSRVTNDIDNISQSLQQTMSQILTSLLTVIGVVTMMVIISPLLALVALIMVPVSVVVTAQIAKRSQKRFIAQWKSTGELNAQIEESYTGHALVKVFGRQREVSHRFREKNHELYEASFGAQFISGIIMPAMTFIGNLIYVVIAVVGGLMVSGGTLALGDIQAFIQYSRQFTQPLAQLGSMANLLQSGVASAERVFELLDADEQSLDPEQPSTPASAEGRLEFDDVSFSYAPERPLIDNLSLVADPGSTIAIVGPTGAGKTTLVNLIMRFYEPTSGRILLDGVDIATMTRDGLRSRTGMVLQDTWLFEGTIRDNIAYGRQGATEDEIMDAARAAYVDRFVHALPDGYDTLLGDEADNVSAGEKQLLTIARAFIAKPDILILDEATSSVDTRTEVLVQEAMAALRADRTSFVIAHRLSTIRDADVIVVMRDGHIVESGDHEQLLAADGAYAELYRSQFEAPLDEDVGGDSLAVDLAGNARPQT, encoded by the coding sequence ATGAGCGAAAAGCAGGCGAAGGGCCCAGGCCTTGCCCCCGGGCAGAAGGCGATGAATTTCGTCCCGAGTGCCAAGCGGCTTCTCGGGCGACTAAAGCCAGAGCGAGTGCGCATTGCGTGGGTGATCGTGCTGACAATCGTCAGCGTCGGCCTCAACGTTCTCGGACCGAAGATTCTCGGCAACGCGACAACGCTCGTGTTCGAAGGCAGCATCTCGCTTCAGATTCCCGAGGGGGTAAGCAAGCAGCAGGTGATCGAGGGCCTGCGGCAGAGCGGCCAGAATCAGCAGGCCGACATGATGTCGAATATGGCGCTGACGCCGGGGCAGGGAATCGACGTGGACGCTCTTGTGAGAACGCTTCTGCTCGCACTTGCTGTCTACGTGCTTTCGTTCGGCTTTGCACTCATCCAAGCGCTGATTCTCAACGGCGTCGTACAGCGAACCGTCTATCGCATGCGGCAAGACGTCGAGTCGAAGATTCACGCACTTCCGCTCAGCTATTTTGACAATGTGCCGCGCGGCGAGCTTCTCAGCCGCGTGACAAACGACATCGACAACATCTCGCAGAGCCTTCAGCAGACGATGAGCCAGATTCTCACGAGCCTGCTCACGGTGATTGGCGTCGTCACGATGATGGTCATCATCTCGCCCCTGCTCGCACTCGTCGCGCTCATCATGGTTCCGGTCAGCGTCGTCGTCACCGCGCAGATTGCCAAACGCTCCCAGAAGCGCTTCATCGCCCAGTGGAAGTCAACGGGGGAACTCAACGCTCAGATCGAAGAGAGCTACACGGGCCACGCACTTGTGAAGGTCTTCGGTCGGCAACGGGAAGTGTCGCATCGGTTCAGGGAGAAGAACCACGAGCTGTATGAGGCGAGCTTCGGCGCCCAGTTCATCTCGGGAATCATCATGCCTGCGATGACATTCATCGGCAACCTGATCTACGTCGTCATCGCCGTCGTCGGCGGTCTCATGGTTTCGGGTGGAACGTTGGCTCTTGGCGACATCCAGGCATTCATCCAATACTCACGGCAGTTCACTCAGCCGCTCGCTCAGCTCGGTTCCATGGCGAATCTGCTGCAGTCCGGCGTGGCATCTGCCGAGCGCGTGTTTGAGCTTCTCGACGCCGATGAGCAGTCTCTGGATCCCGAACAGCCGAGCACACCAGCCTCGGCTGAGGGGCGTCTTGAGTTTGATGACGTGTCGTTCAGCTACGCGCCGGAGCGGCCGCTCATCGATAACCTCTCGCTTGTCGCCGATCCGGGAAGCACGATTGCGATCGTCGGTCCGACGGGCGCGGGAAAGACGACGCTTGTCAACCTGATCATGCGGTTCTATGAGCCGACGTCGGGACGCATTCTTCTTGACGGCGTTGACATCGCGACAATGACGAGAGATGGCCTCAGATCCCGAACGGGAATGGTGCTTCAAGACACCTGGCTGTTCGAGGGAACGATCCGAGACAACATCGCCTACGGTCGCCAAGGCGCCACAGAGGACGAGATCATGGATGCTGCACGGGCAGCGTATGTCGATCGGTTCGTGCACGCGCTCCCCGATGGCTACGACACGCTCCTCGGTGACGAGGCAGACAATGTGAGCGCGGGGGAAAAGCAGCTCCTCACCATCGCGCGTGCGTTCATCGCGAAGCCAGACATCCTCATCCTCGATGAGGCGACGAGCTCTGTCGACACACGCACAGAGGTTCTCGTTCAGGAGGCGATGGCCGCGCTTCGAGCAGATCGCACGAGCTTCGTCATCGCACACAGGCTGTCGACGATTCGTGATGCCGACGTCATTGTGGTGATGAGAGACGGCCACATCGTCGAGAGCGGTGATCACGAGCAGCTCCTCGCGGCCGATGGCGCCTATGCAGAGCTGTATCGTTCCCAGTTTGAAGCGCCGCTCGACGAGGACGTCGGCGGAGACTCGCTTGCCGTGGACCTGGCTGGCAACGCTCGTCCACAGACCTGA
- a CDS encoding aldo/keto reductase yields MAEMIYRPLGHSGLMVSATGLGCNNFGRAGTATETQEGTDAVIDAALDAGVTFFDTADMYGKEPGLSETLMGTSLRGRRENVVLATKFGHSNADVGLPSWGAKGSRRYVRLAVEASLRRLQTDWIDLYQLHTPDPITPIAETLGALDELISEGKVRYIGHSNLASWQVIEADLRAELNGNTKFISSQNEYNLASREAERELLPAVRRAGLGFLPFFPLSNGLFTGKFSRSGGPENLRIMRQRRHVIENAPWEAMDRYEAFCSERGISMLQATFGWLLAQPQLTSVIAGATTPEQMRQNADAATSWCASAEEVERISAIFS; encoded by the coding sequence ATGGCTGAAATGATCTACAGACCGCTTGGGCACTCTGGATTGATGGTGTCGGCAACGGGGCTCGGGTGCAACAACTTCGGCCGTGCAGGCACGGCGACAGAGACGCAGGAGGGAACGGACGCCGTGATCGATGCTGCGCTCGACGCCGGCGTGACCTTCTTCGACACGGCAGACATGTATGGAAAAGAGCCGGGGCTCAGTGAGACGCTCATGGGCACCTCGCTTCGCGGCAGGCGAGAGAACGTCGTGCTCGCAACAAAGTTCGGGCATTCGAATGCCGACGTGGGACTTCCATCGTGGGGTGCAAAAGGGTCACGCCGATACGTTCGGCTTGCGGTCGAGGCCTCGCTTCGACGGCTGCAGACCGACTGGATCGACCTCTACCAGCTCCACACGCCCGATCCGATTACCCCGATCGCCGAGACTCTCGGCGCACTTGACGAGTTGATTTCCGAGGGAAAGGTTCGCTACATCGGGCATTCGAACCTCGCGTCATGGCAGGTCATCGAAGCCGACCTTCGCGCGGAACTGAACGGGAACACGAAATTCATCTCGTCACAAAACGAATACAACCTCGCCTCCCGGGAGGCTGAGCGCGAGCTCCTGCCCGCTGTGCGGCGGGCGGGGCTCGGATTCTTGCCGTTCTTTCCCCTCAGCAACGGCCTGTTCACCGGCAAGTTCAGCCGCTCAGGCGGTCCGGAGAACTTACGCATCATGCGCCAACGTCGTCACGTGATCGAGAACGCACCGTGGGAGGCCATGGATCGGTACGAGGCGTTCTGTTCGGAGCGTGGGATCAGCATGCTGCAGGCGACTTTTGGGTGGTTGCTTGCGCAGCCACAGCTGACGAGCGTGATTGCCGGAGCGACAACGCCGGAGCAGATGAGACAGAACGCGGATGCTGCGACCAGCTGGTGCGCGTCGGCGGAGGAGGTTGAGAGAATTTCAGCGATCTTCTCGTGA
- a CDS encoding methylated-DNA--[protein]-cysteine S-methyltransferase, with product MIDPPFDIPEYLAVVSTPIGRLELLSEGQTVTCLTIEDNGSLPHDDLPRRTNDVLDEAATQLCEYFDGSRQEFTVPFTANGTPFQRAVWDGLALVPYGSVVSYATLGSNAVGTRGGRAIGRAVACTPVPLLIPSHRVVSATGKLTGYTGSAGVAIKKWLIEHESADAS from the coding sequence ATGATTGATCCACCATTCGACATTCCCGAGTATCTTGCCGTCGTTTCGACCCCGATCGGGCGACTGGAACTCCTCAGTGAGGGCCAGACCGTCACGTGTCTCACCATTGAAGACAACGGCAGCCTCCCCCATGACGACCTGCCCCGTCGCACGAACGATGTGCTTGACGAGGCCGCAACGCAGCTCTGCGAATACTTTGATGGTTCACGGCAGGAATTCACCGTTCCCTTCACGGCGAATGGCACGCCGTTCCAGCGTGCGGTTTGGGACGGCCTTGCCCTCGTCCCTTACGGGTCAGTCGTCAGCTACGCGACTCTCGGCAGCAACGCGGTCGGCACACGCGGCGGGCGAGCGATCGGGCGCGCTGTCGCGTGCACACCTGTGCCGCTGCTGATTCCCAGTCACCGGGTTGTGTCGGCGACAGGCAAGCTGACGGGGTACACGGGCAGCGCTGGCGTCGCCATCAAGAAATGGCTCATTGAGCACGAAAGCGCCGACGCGAGCTAA
- a CDS encoding TetR/AcrR family transcriptional regulator, whose amino-acid sequence MSGTTKRASPMAPEQRRESILDAVIPLIFEHGPSVTSKQIAEAACVGEGTLFRAFDDKESIVSAAIEKYFDPDGFRNRLAHISRELPLERKLLEIVRTLRERFSGVVRLAGLVGDPRSSHQREHRHVYAEIIAEVLAPDAERLNVPPERIAHLVRMMAFAAAIPAFNTGNEFTDDELTQLMLYGVVGQHPEVQS is encoded by the coding sequence GTGAGCGGAACCACGAAACGCGCGAGTCCAATGGCGCCGGAGCAGCGACGAGAATCAATCCTCGATGCCGTTATCCCGCTGATCTTCGAGCATGGTCCCTCGGTGACCTCCAAGCAGATCGCTGAGGCGGCCTGCGTCGGCGAGGGGACCCTTTTTCGCGCCTTCGATGACAAGGAGAGCATCGTCAGCGCGGCAATCGAGAAATACTTCGACCCCGACGGATTCCGCAATCGGCTTGCCCACATCAGTCGCGAACTGCCGCTGGAGCGTAAGCTGCTCGAGATCGTCCGCACGCTTCGTGAGCGGTTCTCTGGAGTGGTCAGGCTCGCGGGTCTCGTCGGCGACCCGCGCAGCAGCCACCAGAGGGAACACCGTCATGTCTACGCCGAGATCATCGCCGAAGTTCTTGCCCCCGATGCGGAGCGCCTCAACGTTCCGCCAGAGCGCATCGCCCACCTCGTGAGAATGATGGCATTCGCTGCAGCGATTCCGGCATTCAACACCGGAAATGAGTTCACAGATGACGAGCTCACCCAGCTGATGCTGTATGGCGTTGTCGGGCAGCATCCGGAGGTTCAATCGTGA
- the atpD gene encoding F0F1 ATP synthase subunit beta, which translates to MTDTATAPEQAEESAGAIGRVSRVTGPVVDIEFPHDSIPGIYNALTTEITIGGTTHKITLEVALHLGDDVIRAIALKPTDGIVRGQEVIDTGAPISVPVGDVTKGRVFDVTGNVLNAEPGEKIEITERWPIHRKAPNFDQLESKTQMFETGIKVIDLLTPYVQGGKIGLFGGAGVGKTVLIQEMIQRVAQDHGGVSVFAGVGERTREGNDLIMEMDEAGVFDKTALVFGQMDEPPGTRLRVALSALTMAEYFRDVQKQDVLLFIDNIFRFTQAGSEVSTLLGRMPSAVGYQPNLADEMGVLQERITSTRGHSITSLQAIYVPADDYTDPAPATTFAHLDATTELSREIASQGLYPAVDPLTSSSRILDPRYLGDDHYRVATTVKQILQKNKELQEIIAILGVDELSEEDKITVERARRIQQFLSQNTYMAKKFTGVDGSTVPLKNTIESFDAISKGEFDHVAVQAFYNVGDITDVEEQWARIQKENG; encoded by the coding sequence ATGACAGACACTGCCACCGCTCCGGAGCAGGCGGAAGAGTCGGCCGGTGCAATCGGCCGCGTCTCCCGCGTGACCGGTCCTGTCGTGGACATCGAGTTCCCGCACGACTCGATCCCCGGCATCTACAACGCGCTGACCACCGAGATCACTATCGGCGGCACAACGCACAAAATCACGCTTGAGGTTGCACTGCACCTTGGTGATGACGTCATTCGCGCAATCGCGCTCAAGCCGACGGATGGCATCGTTCGCGGCCAAGAGGTCATCGATACCGGTGCACCGATCTCCGTGCCCGTTGGTGACGTCACCAAGGGTCGCGTTTTCGACGTGACCGGCAACGTGCTCAACGCCGAGCCGGGCGAGAAGATCGAGATCACCGAGCGTTGGCCTATCCACCGCAAGGCACCGAACTTCGACCAGCTTGAGTCAAAGACTCAGATGTTCGAGACCGGCATCAAGGTGATCGACCTTCTGACCCCGTATGTTCAGGGTGGAAAGATCGGCCTCTTCGGCGGCGCCGGCGTGGGCAAGACAGTTCTGATCCAGGAGATGATCCAGCGTGTTGCGCAGGATCACGGTGGTGTGTCGGTGTTCGCCGGTGTCGGTGAGCGTACCCGTGAGGGCAACGACTTGATCATGGAGATGGACGAAGCCGGCGTGTTCGACAAGACGGCTCTTGTCTTCGGTCAGATGGACGAGCCGCCAGGCACACGTCTGCGTGTTGCGCTCTCTGCGCTGACCATGGCCGAGTACTTCCGCGATGTTCAGAAGCAGGACGTGTTGCTCTTCATCGACAACATCTTCCGCTTCACGCAGGCAGGTTCCGAGGTCTCGACGCTTCTCGGCCGCATGCCATCTGCTGTGGGCTACCAGCCGAACCTCGCTGACGAGATGGGTGTGCTCCAGGAGCGCATCACCTCGACGCGCGGCCACTCGATCACCTCACTGCAGGCGATCTACGTTCCGGCCGATGACTACACCGACCCCGCGCCGGCAACGACCTTCGCGCACCTCGACGCAACGACCGAGCTCTCTCGTGAAATTGCATCGCAGGGCCTTTACCCGGCCGTTGACCCTCTCACCTCGTCGAGCCGTATTCTCGACCCCCGGTACCTGGGCGACGACCACTACCGTGTGGCCACGACGGTGAAGCAGATTCTGCAGAAGAACAAGGAACTTCAGGAGATCATCGCCATCCTCGGTGTCGACGAACTCTCCGAAGAAGACAAGATCACCGTTGAGCGCGCACGCCGCATTCAGCAGTTCCTCTCACAGAACACCTACATGGCGAAGAAGTTCACGGGTGTCGACGGGTCAACAGTCCCGCTCAAGAACACCATCGAGTCGTTCGACGCCATCAGCAAGGGCGAATTCGACCACGTTGCCGTTCAGGCGTTCTACAACGTCGGTGACATCACCGACGTTGAAGAGCAGTGGGCGCGCATTCAGAAGGAGAACGGCTGA
- a CDS encoding F0F1 ATP synthase subunit epsilon — protein sequence MASRSLQVSVVAADHEVWSGAASQIIAKTVEGEIGILAGHEPMLAILATGEVRVTTTTGEKVTAKADDGFLSVENDTVTVVAGNATLVK from the coding sequence ATGGCGAGTCGTTCGCTGCAGGTCAGCGTCGTCGCGGCCGACCACGAAGTGTGGTCGGGCGCAGCCTCGCAGATCATCGCAAAGACCGTCGAGGGCGAGATCGGGATCCTTGCCGGTCACGAGCCGATGCTCGCGATCCTCGCCACAGGCGAGGTGCGCGTGACCACGACAACCGGTGAGAAAGTCACGGCGAAGGCCGATGACGGTTTTCTCTCTGTCGAGAACGACACAGTCACCGTTGTCGCGGGCAACGCGACGCTGGTCAAATAG
- a CDS encoding F0F1 ATP synthase subunit gamma, whose amino-acid sequence MGAQLRVYTQKIKSAQTTKKITKAMELIAASRIAKAQARVAASGPYSRAITRAVSAVATYSNVDHVLTTEPEKVTRAAVIVLTSDRGLAGPFNSQVLREASELTELLRSQGKEVVHYLFGRKAVGYFQFRKFPIAGQWIANAEAPEFVSAQEISKTVLTAFETDAESGGVDEIHVVYNRFVSMMTQTPEVVRLLPLEVVEGVEEPESTEVLPLYEFEPDAESVLDSLLPVYIESRIFNAMLQSAAAKHAATQKAMKSASDNADKLITDYTRLRNNARQAEITQQISEIVGGADALSGS is encoded by the coding sequence ATGGGCGCACAGCTTCGGGTCTACACGCAGAAAATCAAGTCTGCGCAGACCACTAAGAAGATCACCAAGGCGATGGAGCTCATCGCCGCGTCCCGCATTGCCAAGGCGCAAGCGCGGGTCGCGGCCTCTGGCCCCTACTCCCGGGCGATCACACGGGCTGTGTCGGCGGTCGCCACCTACTCGAACGTCGACCACGTGCTGACGACGGAGCCTGAGAAGGTCACGCGCGCGGCGGTCATCGTGCTGACGAGCGACCGTGGCCTTGCTGGTCCATTCAACTCGCAGGTGCTCAGGGAGGCGAGCGAGCTCACTGAGCTTCTGCGCAGCCAGGGCAAAGAGGTCGTGCACTACCTGTTCGGCCGCAAGGCCGTCGGCTACTTTCAATTTCGGAAGTTCCCGATTGCAGGGCAGTGGATCGCCAACGCCGAAGCGCCCGAGTTCGTTTCAGCGCAAGAGATCTCGAAGACCGTTCTCACGGCATTCGAGACGGATGCTGAATCGGGCGGCGTCGACGAGATTCACGTTGTCTACAACCGCTTCGTCAGCATGATGACGCAGACCCCTGAGGTTGTGCGCCTGCTGCCGCTCGAGGTTGTGGAAGGGGTTGAAGAACCCGAGAGCACCGAAGTGCTTCCGCTGTACGAGTTCGAACCGGACGCCGAAAGCGTTCTCGACTCGCTTCTGCCCGTCTACATCGAGAGCCGCATCTTCAATGCAATGCTGCAGTCTGCTGCCGCGAAGCACGCGGCGACGCAGAAGGCGATGAAGTCGGCGAGCGACAACGCAGACAAGCTGATCACGGACTACACTCGCCTGCGCAACAACGCGCGTCAGGCGGAGATCACCCAGCAGATCTCAGAGATCGTCGGCGGCGCCGACGCTCTATCTGGGTCATAA
- a CDS encoding ABC transporter ATP-binding protein has translation MLVRLLKQYLRPHTPLLIGVVVFQFAQAVASLYLPTLNADIIDEGVAKGDTGYIIRVGILMLGISLGQVVCSIVAVYFGAKAAMALGRDVRTAVFDKVSAFSEREVAEVGAPSLITRTTNDVQQVQMLVLMSCTLMVMAPILAIGGVVMALQQDVQLSWLMAVSIPVLLIFVSFIISRMVPLFRAMQRRIDAVNQVLREQLTGIRVIRAFVRERTERERFNVANVNVTDTTLRAGRYMAMMFPVVMLVLNVSSVAVIWFGAFRVQDGDIQVGTVMAFLQYLMQILMAVMMSTFMFMMLPRATVCAERIGEVLHTAPSVEFPDAGETHMPQRGTVEVRNVTFCYPGAEKPVLDDISFTVEPGTTTAIIGSTGAGKTTFVGLLPRLFDATEGSVQVGGVDVRHLDPDALWAAIGLVPQKPYLFSGTVASNLRYGKPDASDEELWQALTTAQARDFVSSLSEGLDAPIAQGGTNVSGGQRQRLAIARALVKRPSILVFDDSFSALDVSTDARLRRALRRDAGAATQIVVAQRVSTITGADQIIVLDAGRVVGIGTHDSLLETNDTYREIVESQLTAEDAA, from the coding sequence ATGCTCGTTCGGCTGCTCAAGCAATACCTCAGGCCGCACACTCCGCTGCTCATCGGTGTCGTCGTCTTTCAATTCGCCCAGGCCGTCGCGTCGCTCTACCTGCCAACGCTCAACGCCGACATCATCGATGAAGGCGTCGCGAAGGGCGACACCGGGTACATCATCCGTGTCGGCATCCTGATGCTCGGCATCTCGCTAGGCCAGGTCGTCTGCTCGATCGTCGCCGTGTACTTCGGCGCGAAGGCGGCAATGGCACTCGGCCGAGATGTGCGCACCGCGGTCTTCGACAAAGTGTCGGCGTTCTCTGAGCGCGAGGTGGCCGAGGTCGGCGCTCCATCGCTCATCACGCGGACGACGAACGATGTGCAGCAAGTTCAGATGCTCGTGCTGATGAGCTGCACGCTTATGGTCATGGCGCCGATTCTCGCGATCGGCGGGGTGGTCATGGCCCTCCAGCAAGACGTTCAGCTGTCGTGGCTGATGGCTGTGTCGATTCCCGTGCTCTTGATTTTCGTCAGTTTCATCATCTCGCGGATGGTTCCGCTCTTCCGTGCGATGCAGCGGCGCATCGACGCCGTCAACCAAGTGCTCAGAGAGCAGCTCACCGGCATCCGTGTGATCAGGGCGTTCGTCCGTGAACGTACCGAGCGCGAGCGGTTCAACGTCGCGAACGTCAACGTCACTGACACGACGCTCCGCGCCGGCCGGTACATGGCGATGATGTTCCCCGTCGTCATGCTCGTGCTCAACGTGTCGAGCGTCGCTGTCATCTGGTTCGGCGCGTTTCGCGTGCAAGACGGCGACATTCAGGTGGGCACCGTCATGGCCTTTCTGCAGTACCTCATGCAGATTCTCATGGCCGTCATGATGTCGACATTCATGTTCATGATGCTTCCCCGTGCCACGGTCTGCGCCGAGCGGATCGGTGAGGTGCTGCACACAGCCCCAAGCGTCGAATTTCCGGATGCCGGCGAGACGCACATGCCGCAGCGGGGCACGGTCGAGGTGCGCAACGTGACGTTCTGCTACCCCGGGGCAGAGAAGCCCGTGCTCGACGACATCTCGTTCACGGTTGAACCCGGCACGACAACGGCGATCATCGGGTCGACAGGCGCGGGCAAGACGACGTTCGTCGGGTTGCTTCCGCGGCTTTTCGACGCAACGGAAGGCAGCGTGCAGGTCGGCGGGGTCGACGTGAGGCACCTTGACCCCGATGCCCTGTGGGCTGCGATCGGGCTTGTCCCTCAGAAGCCCTACCTGTTCAGCGGCACCGTTGCGTCGAACCTGCGATACGGCAAACCCGACGCGAGCGACGAGGAGCTGTGGCAGGCACTCACGACGGCTCAGGCTCGCGATTTTGTGTCGTCGCTGAGCGAGGGCCTCGACGCGCCCATCGCTCAGGGAGGCACAAACGTGTCGGGAGGGCAGCGTCAGCGGCTCGCCATCGCGCGTGCTCTCGTGAAGCGCCCGAGCATCCTCGTTTTCGACGACTCCTTCTCTGCCTTAGACGTCTCAACCGACGCACGACTGCGGCGCGCGCTTCGCCGTGACGCGGGCGCAGCGACACAGATTGTCGTGGCTCAGCGTGTGTCCACGATCACGGGCGCCGACCAGATCATCGTGCTCGACGCGGGTCGGGTCGTTGGGATCGGAACGCATGACTCGCTTCTCGAGACGAACGACACATACCGGGAGATCGTGGAATCGCAGCTCACAGCGGAGGACGCAGCATGA
- a CDS encoding YaaA family protein gives MLILLPPSETKRAGGTGLSLSAQALRFPELAAHRSALLDALTELAKTPEAMVSALKLGPKQRGEVDINGRLLDAPTMPALDRYTGVLFEALDSETLTPSQRAFADRHVVIHSALFGLVHALDPIPAYRLSQSSRIPGLSLKKHWRDSLRALLAERNDLIIDMRSEGYAELGAAPDRVGSYYVRVLTTGSDGRRRALNHFNKKAKGEFARAVICAERDFTDLDALVEWAAASGWRLERTEDEIALIV, from the coding sequence GTGCTGATCCTGCTCCCTCCGTCTGAGACGAAGAGAGCAGGTGGCACGGGGCTTTCGCTGTCTGCACAGGCGCTTCGGTTCCCCGAGTTGGCTGCGCATCGCTCTGCGCTGCTCGACGCTCTGACCGAATTGGCGAAGACTCCCGAGGCGATGGTCTCGGCACTCAAGCTGGGGCCGAAGCAGCGCGGTGAGGTCGACATCAACGGGCGGCTGCTCGATGCTCCCACCATGCCCGCCCTCGACCGGTATACGGGCGTGCTCTTCGAAGCACTCGACAGCGAGACTCTCACTCCGTCTCAACGGGCGTTCGCCGATAGGCACGTTGTCATTCACTCGGCCCTTTTTGGGCTCGTTCATGCGCTGGATCCAATTCCGGCATACCGGCTCTCACAGTCCAGTCGCATTCCCGGTCTGTCCCTGAAGAAGCATTGGCGAGACTCCCTGCGCGCGCTCCTTGCCGAGCGAAACGACCTGATCATCGACATGCGGTCTGAGGGATACGCCGAGTTAGGGGCCGCGCCCGATCGTGTGGGCTCGTACTACGTGCGTGTGCTCACAACAGGTTCTGATGGCAGACGTCGTGCGCTCAACCACTTCAACAAGAAGGCAAAAGGGGAGTTCGCTCGCGCAGTGATCTGCGCGGAACGGGACTTCACGGACCTTGACGCCCTTGTCGAGTGGGCCGCTGCCTCCGGATGGAGACTTGAGCGGACAGAGGACGAGATCGCCCTGATCGTGTAG
- a CDS encoding DUF4192 family protein, with protein MVTTSRVSLSAPHELLSYVPALVGMRPIDSVVLVAFRDQSTCGAMRLDRGALTAPESEDEAIEAALDAVTRIPRITGVIPVIYTTHTFADAGGIPHERFAAALAPRIEKRGLEVIDMLCVAADAWGGYLDDSCRGHDLSLIADPEDLPDGSILDTDAELRLPDVDADDREVFAKARTALARVPVDAVEENAGSGSADNAFPADGSEFASAMASYVADGADVLDAELAFIAELLDEPVLRDVLAYSWAWGPESGTHLWNRVVAPEIFATESIDDPWMYAFAGRIEVRPDAEHLRTAITLLKRMCALQHPDDRAPGLTLISWCYWALGLSSFSAEWQREAIATDGTYGLAIIMRMILDSGTNPDWAFYDPDELSAESSEPVAGDPTR; from the coding sequence ATGGTCACAACATCGCGCGTCAGCCTCTCGGCGCCTCACGAGCTTCTGTCATATGTGCCTGCTCTCGTTGGCATGCGTCCGATCGACTCCGTTGTCCTTGTCGCTTTTCGAGATCAGAGCACGTGCGGGGCGATGCGCCTTGACCGCGGAGCGTTAACCGCCCCGGAGTCTGAAGACGAGGCAATCGAGGCAGCGCTCGATGCCGTGACGCGCATTCCGCGCATCACCGGTGTGATTCCCGTCATCTACACGACGCATACCTTTGCAGACGCGGGAGGGATTCCACACGAGCGTTTCGCTGCAGCCCTCGCTCCGCGTATTGAGAAGCGTGGGCTCGAGGTGATCGACATGCTCTGCGTTGCCGCCGATGCCTGGGGTGGCTACCTCGATGACTCGTGCCGAGGTCACGATCTTTCGCTGATCGCTGACCCAGAAGACCTGCCCGACGGGAGCATTCTCGACACTGACGCCGAGCTGCGGCTCCCCGATGTCGACGCTGACGACCGCGAGGTCTTCGCCAAGGCACGCACGGCCCTCGCTCGCGTGCCGGTTGACGCGGTCGAAGAGAACGCTGGGTCAGGCAGTGCAGACAATGCGTTTCCGGCGGACGGCTCCGAATTTGCCTCGGCAATGGCCTCCTACGTCGCCGATGGGGCTGACGTGCTCGATGCCGAGCTTGCATTCATCGCTGAACTGCTCGACGAGCCCGTTCTACGCGATGTTCTCGCATACAGCTGGGCATGGGGGCCAGAGTCGGGCACGCACCTGTGGAATCGCGTCGTCGCACCGGAGATCTTCGCGACGGAGAGCATCGACGATCCCTGGATGTACGCGTTCGCCGGGCGCATCGAGGTCCGGCCCGATGCCGAGCACTTGCGCACGGCGATCACTCTTTTGAAGCGCATGTGCGCCCTGCAGCATCCGGATGATCGGGCACCGGGCCTGACGCTGATCAGCTGGTGCTACTGGGCATTGGGTCTCAGCTCGTTCTCTGCAGAATGGCAGCGCGAGGCCATCGCAACCGACGGCACGTACGGGCTCGCCATCATCATGCGCATGATTCTTGACTCAGGCACGAACCCTGACTGGGCGTTTTACGACCCGGACGAACTGTCGGCGGAGTCATCGGAGCCGGTCGCGGGAGATCCAACTCGCTGA